The Rana temporaria chromosome 4, aRanTem1.1, whole genome shotgun sequence genome contains a region encoding:
- the LOC120935886 gene encoding zinc finger protein 572-like, protein MEEFSEGHKDMMEPPNTRNPPERGPLPLYPRDCTQMGHTIPHHHQGEDLMNMKVEGEVEETYVRDDQQYIDEAGMMRTFKEEDTPTEISTGHAIKESSKYCLTLSPGCKMEDEDITGDTTMSSAMDGGLHSVDRPWNPFDAEHPYTVGDDAEIQGEEIFSCPECWECFSSELSLTVHQRSHTGEKLHACSECGKGFLHEYEFVIHCRSHTEEKTNSCPECGKCFRRKSFLARHLKSHAGEKPYSCPECRQCFVQKSDLVEHQRSHTGEKPYFCPECGKCFKQKSNLFTHLRSHTREKMRSSPERAKCSKQKTSLVECKEMQMMKKSHSCPVCGKSFTCKSNLLMHLRSHTGEKPYSCSECWNTYSRKSHLVRHQRTHTGERPFFCPECGNSYSRKSHLVRHQRSHMAE, encoded by the exons atggaggagttttcagaaggacacaaggatatgatggagccacctaataccaggaacccaccagagagaggcCCCCTTCCTCTGTATCCCCGGGATTGCACACAGatgggtcacaccatccctcaccatcatcag ggtgaagatctgatgaacATGAAAGTTGAGGGTGaagtagaagagacgtatgtgagggatgatcagcaatatatAGATGAGGCTGGAATGATGAGGACATTcaaagaggaggacactcctacagagatcagcacag gACACGCCATTAAAGAATCCTCAAAGTATTGTCTCACTTTATCTCCAGGTtgtaaaatggaagatgaggacatcacaggagaTACGACAATGAGCTCAGCTATGGATGGAGGACTTCACAGTGTGGATAGACCATGGAATCCCTTTGACGCTGAGCATCCTTATACTGTGGGGGATGATGCCGAAATTCAGGGGGAGGAGATattttcctgtcctgaatgtTGGGAATGTTTTAGCTCTGAATTAAGTCTTactgtacatcagagatctcacacaggtgagaagcttCATgcatgttctgagtgcgggaaaggtttcctTCATGAATATGAATTTGTCATACATTGCAGATCTCACACAGAGGAGAAAACaaattcctgccctgagtgtgggaaatgttttagaCGGAAGTCATTCCTTGCTAGACATCTGAAATCTCAcgcgggggaaaagccgtattcctgccctgagtgcaggCAATGTTTTGTACAGAAATCAGACCTTGttgaacatcagagatctcacacgggggagaagccatatttttgccctgaatgcgggaaatgttttaaacAGAAATCAAATCTTTTTACACATCTGAGATCTCACACGAGGGAGAAGATGCGTTCCTCCCCTGAGCGCGCAAAATGTTCGAAACAGAAAACGAGCCTTGTTGAATGCaaggaaatgcaaatgatgaagaAGTCACATTCCTGCCCCGTGTGTGGGAAATCTTTTACATGTAAATCAAACCTTCTTATGCAtctgagatctcacacgggggagaagccgtattcttgctCTGAGTGTTGGAATACTTATTCACGGAAATCTCACCTCGTTAGACATCAAagaactcacacaggggagaggCCGTTTTTTTGCCCTGAATGCGGGAATAGTTATTCACGGAAATCTCACCTCGTtagacatcaaagatctcacatggCAGAGTAG